Below is a genomic region from Miscanthus floridulus cultivar M001 chromosome 1, ASM1932011v1, whole genome shotgun sequence.
ttttggtcgcacccgatggtactcctaggtgacggggctcaagtggaagcttgatttggtccatttggagatattgctaatccaaacgcaagattggtgcatggtttgcgcagaacgtaccataggctcggatgtTGTTTTGGATGCTCTCGATGggacttctaggtgacgtgggccatgtggaatctcgtttctatCTCTTTGGAGgctgtgttagtgttggtgcaagatagaagcacggtttgcaccaaacgtacataggcttagaaattgttttggacacacccgatggtactataggtgacggggctcaagtggaagctcgatttggtccattttgagatattgctaatcctgacacaagataggtgcatggtttgtgcagaacgtacaataggctcggatgtcgttttggacacacccgatggaactcctaggttgcatgggccatgtggaatcttatttcagtccatttggagacggtgttagtgtcagtgcaagataggtgcatggtttgagccaaacgtaccataagttcagaattcattttggatgcacccgatagtactccatggtgacgaggctcaagtggaagcttgattcgaTCAGattggagatggtgctaatcttggggcaagatagatgcatggtttgtgctaaacgtaccataggcttggaaatcgttttggacgcacccaatggaactcctaggtgacatgggtcatgtggagtctcattttggtccagttggggatagtgttagtgtcagtgcaagacaggtgcactattggcgccaaacgtaccataggctcagaaatcgttttggacgcaaccaatggtactcctaggtgatggggctcaagtggaatctcgatttggtctgtttggagatagtgctaatcttgacgcaagatagttgcacgttttgcgtcgaacgtaccatagggtcgcaaatcgttttggatacaccggatggatctcctaggtgacgtgggtcatgtggaatctcgtttcattcTAGTTGGAggcaatgttagtgtcggtgcaagataggtcacggtttacgccaaacgtaccataggctcagaaacattttggacgcatccgatggtactcctacgtgacgaggctcaagtggaagctcgattcggtccgtttagagatattgctaatcctgacgctagctaggtgcacggtttacgcagaatgtaccataggctcagatgtcgttttggacgcacccaatggaactcctaggtgacgtgggccatgtggaatctcctttctatccgtttggagacggtatttgtgtcggtgcaagataggtgcacggtttgcgccaaacataccataagctcattattcattttggacgcacccgatggtactcctaggtgacgaggctcaagtggaagctcgattcggtctgcttggtgatagtgctaatcttggggcaagataggtgcacggtttgcgctgaacgtaacataggcttggaaatcattttggatgcacccaatggaactcctaggtgacctgggtcttgtggaatcttgttttggtccgtttggagatagtgttagtgtcggtgcaagataggtgcacggtttgcgccaaagataccataggcccagaaacgttttgggcgcacccgatggtactcctacataacgaggctcaagtggaagctcgattcggtccatttggagatattgctaatcctgacgctagctaggtgctcggtttgcgcagaacgtaccataggctcggatgtCGTTCTAGACACACccagtggaactcctaggtgacgtgggccatgtggaatctcttttctgtccgtttggagacggtgttagtgtcggtgcaagataggtgcacggtttgcgccaaacgtaccataagctcagaattcattttggacgcagccgatggtactcctaggtgacgaggctcaagtggaagctccatTCGGTCTTCttggtgatagtgctaatcttggggcaagataggtgcacggtttgcgccgaacgtaccataggattggaaatcaatttggatgcacccaatgaaactcctagttgacctgggtcatttggaatctggttttggtctgtttggagatagtgttagtgtcggtgcaagatcggtgcatggtttgcggcaaacgtaccataggctcataaattgttttggtcacacccgctgggactcctaggtgatggggctcaagtggaacctcgatttggtcaatttggagatattgctaatccaaacacaagataggtgcacggtttgcgtagaacgtaccataggctcggatgttgttttagacgcacccgatgaaactcctaggcgACGTaggccatgtggaatcttgtttcagtccatttgaaggctgtgttagtgtcggtgcaagataggagcgtggtttgcgccaaacgtaccataggctcagaaattgttttggacgcacccgatggtacagtagctgacggggctcaagtggaagctcgatttggtccaattGGAGATATTGGTAATCcaaacgcaagataggtgcacggtttgcgcagaacgtaccataggcttggaaactgttttggacacacccaatggatctcctaggtgacctgggtcatgtggaatctccttttggtccatttggagatagtgttagtgtcggtgcaagatatgtgcacggtttgcgccaaacataccataggctcagaaatcgttttggaagcacccgatggtagtcctatgtgatggggctcaagtggaacctcgatttggtccgtttggacatagtgctaatcttgacgcaagataggggcacagtttgcatcgaatgtaccaAAGGGTCGCAAtttttttggacacacccgatggaaatcctaggtgacgtgggccatgtggaatcttgtttcagtccatttggaggcagtgttagtgtcagagcaagataggtgcacggtttgcgccaaacgtaccataggctcagaaatattttggacgcacccgatggaactcctaggtgacgtgggccatgtagAATCTCCtttctgtccgtttggagatggtattagtgtcggtgcaagataggtgcacggtttgcgccaaacataccataagctcataatttattttggacgcacccgatggtactcctaggtgacgaggctcaagtggaagctcgattcggtctgcttggtgatagtgctaatcttggggcaagataggtgcacggtttgcgctgaacgtaacataggcttggaaatcattttggatgcacccaatggaactcctaggtgacctgggtcttgtggaatctcgttttggtccgttcggagatagtgttagtgtcggtgcaagataggtgcacggtttgcgccaaagataccataggcacagaaacattttgggcgcacccgatggtactcctacataacgaggctcaagtggaagctcgattcggtccatttggagatattgctaatcctgacgctagctaggtgctcggtttgcgcagaacgtaccatagggtcggATGTCGttctggacgcacccaatggaactcctaggtgacgtgggccatgtggaatctcttttctgtccgtttggagacggtgttagtgttggtgcaagataggtgcacggtttgcgccaaacgtaccataagctcagaattcattttggacgcagccgatggtactcctaggtgacgaggctcaagtggaagctccatTCGGTCTTCttggtgatagtgctaatcttggggcaagataggtgcacggtttgcgccgaacgtaccataggattggaaatcaatttggatgcacccaatgaaactcctaggtgacctgggtcatttggaatcttgttttggtctgtttggagatagtgttagtgtcggtgcaagataggtgcatggtttgcggcaaacgtaccataggctcataaatcgttttggtcacacccgctgggactcctaggtgacggggctcaagtggaagctcgatttggtcaatttggagatattgctaatccaaacgcaagataggtgcacggtttgcgtagaacgtaccataggctcggatgttgttttagacgcacccgatggaactcctaggcgacgtaGGCCATgaggaatcttgtttcagtccatttgaaggctgtgttagtgtcggtgcaagataggagcgtggtttgcgccaaacgtaccataggctcagaaattgttttggacgcacccgatggtacagtAGCttacggggctcaagtggaagctcgatttggtccaattGGAGATATTGGTAATCcaaacgcaagataggtgcacggtttgcgcagaacgtaccataggcttggaaactattttggacacacccaatggaactcctaggtgacctgggtcatgtggaatctccttttggtccatttggagatagtgttagtgtcggtgcaagatatgtgcacggtttgcgccaaacataccataggctcagaaatcattttggacgcacccgatggtagtcctatgtgatggggctcaagtggaacctcgatttggtccgtttggacatagtgctaatcctgacgcaagataggggcacagtttgcatcgaatgtaccaAAGGGTcgcaaattgttttggacacacccgatggaaatcctaggtgacgtgggccatgtggaatcttgtttcagtccatttggaggcagtgttagtgtcggagcaagataggtgcacggtttgcgccaaacgtaccataggctcacaaatgttttggacgcacccgatggaactcctaggtgacgtgggccatgtagAATCTCCTttctgtccgtttggagacggtattagtgtcggtgcaagataggtgcacggtttgcgccaaacataccataagcTCATAATTCATTTTGGACATGTCAGGATCAGAGGATGTTAACAAGAGGCCACAATCTTTTAAACCATGTCAGGATCAGAGGATGTTAACAAGAggccacaatctcctcgcaccaAGGGCATCATTCAACATTTTACAAGGCAAGTGCAACAGCATACAGAAGGACTTGATCAAGATTTGCAGGTGACTAATGACAAGATTGGGCAACTGGAGGCCACCCAACTTGCCTCCACCACCAAGCTTACAGGATTGGAGGCATCTGTTGCCCGTATGGAcagaagccttgctgctcttctgAAGCGTTTTGATGACTTCCACACCAAAGACAAAGAGCAGCATAATGAAGACAACAAGGATGAAGAGCGATTCGAagataattatgatgatgattatactgctgatactgaacatgatgctcatgacactcgTGACCGGCGTCGCCTATGCCATaatcgtagaggtatgggtggtcacCACCGACGTGAGGTACCCAATAataatgatgctttcagtaagataaaatttaagatacctccttttgatggtaaatatgatcctCATGCATACATTACTTAGGaaattgctgttgatcaaaagtttgcatatcatgaatttcctgagaatacacgtgttagggctgctactagtgagtttattgattttgctactgtttggtggatagaatatggcaagaaaaatcctaataacataccccgaacttggaatgctttgaaacgaatcatgagggctagatttgttccttcttactatgcacatgatttgttaaataaattgcaacaactgagacagggtgctaaaagtgtagaagaatattatcaagaattgcaaatgggtatgttgcgttgtaatttagatgaggatgaggaacctgctatggcaagatttttgggtgGGTTAAATCGTGAAATCCGGGACatccttgattataaagaatacactaacgtaacccgtttgtttcatcttgcttgtaaagctgaaagggaagtgcagGGGCGACGTGCCAGTGCCAAGAATAATATTTCTGTAGGGAAAACTAATTCATGGCAGCCCCGCACGACTACTACTCCAACTACACGTGCTCCTATGCCAACATCCAGCGAGAAACCTCGTGCTACTTCCACAAATTCAGTGGCGAAGACGACCCAGAAGCCTGCTGCGAGTGCTTCATCCATGGCATCTACAGGTAGAACAAGAGACGTTTAGTGTcaccggtgcaagggatatggacatgtgatgcgtGACTATCCAAGCAAGCATGTTATGgtcgtcaaagatgatggtgagtattcctctgctagtgattttgatgaagaaacacttgctttgcttgctgctgaccatgtaggaagtgaggaacaaccagaagagcagattggagcagaggatgcagatcattatgagagcctcattgtgcagcgtgtgcttagcacacaaatggagaaggcggagcaaaatcagtgGCATACattgttccaaacaaagtgtgtcattaaaGAGTGTTCGTGCcgtttgataattgatggaggtagctgcaacaacttagcTAGCAGCGATATGGTAGAGAAGCTTGCACGTACAACCAAACCGCACCCACATCCTTATCACATTTGAtggctcaacaatagtggtaaggttaaggtaacgagattggtacgaattcattttgctattggatcatatcatgatgttgttgagtgtgatgttgtgcctatggaagcttgtcatattctgctaggtagaccatggcaatttgatatagattgtatgcatcatggtagatcaaatatgtattctctcatacaccatgataagaaaattgttttgcttcctatgtctcctgaagctattgtgcgtgatgatgttgctaaagctaagaaaactaaatctgagatcgataaaaatgtcaaatctgttagtagtaacaaagatgagataagattgaaaggacattgcttgcttgctactaaatctgatattaatgaattggttgcttccacttctgttgcctatgctttggtatgcaagggtgctttgatttcagttcacgatatgcagcattctttgccccctgctgttgctaacattttgcaggagttttTGGATGTTTTCCCAAGTGAGATACCAgtggggctgccaccaatacgggggattgagcaccaaattgatattattcctggtgcatctttgccaaaccgtgcgccatacaggactaATCCGGAAGAAACAAAGGAAATTCAACGACAAGTGCAAGAGCTactcgacaaaggttatgtgcatgagtcccttagtccttgtgctgttcctgtcaatttagtgcctaagaaagatggaacatggcgtatgtgtgttgattgtagagctattaataatatcaccattcgatatcgacaccctattccacgattagatgatatgcttgatgaactgagaggtgctaatgtgttttccaaagttgatttgcgaagtgggtaccaccagattcgtatgaaattgggagatgaatggaaaactgctttcaaaactaaatttggtttatatgagtggttagtcatgccttttgggttaactaatgcacctagtaccttcatgaggttaatgaacgaggttctgcgtgctttcattggaaaatttgttgtagtctactttgatgatatattgatttacagcaaatctatggatgaacatcttgatcacttacgtgctgtttttaatgctttacgagatgcacgtttatttggtaaccttgagaagtgcacctttttgcaccgatcgagtgtcttttcttggctatgttgtgactccatagggaattgaggttgatcaagccaaggtagaagctatacagggatggcctgtaccaaagactatcacacaagtgcggagtttcctaggacttgctggtttctatcgccaatttgtgaaggacttcagtaccattgctgcacctttgaatgagcttacaaagaagggagtgccttttagttggggcaaagtacaagagaactccttcaatatgctaaaagataagttgacacatgcacctctcctccaacttcttgattttaataagacttttgagcttgaatgtgatgctagcgggATTGGACTGgatggtgttttgttacaaggaCGCAAACCTGTtgcgtattttagtgaaaaattgagcgagcctgttctaaattattctacatatgataaggaattgtatgctcttgttcgcacattagaaacatggcagcattacttgtggcccaaagagtttgttattcattctgatcatgagtctttaaagcatattcgtagtcaagggaaattgaaccatagacatgctaagtgggttgaatttattgaatcttatccttatgttattaagcacaagaaagggaaagagaatattattgctgatgctttgtctaggagatataccttgctgaatcaacttgattacaaaatctttggattagaaacaattaagggCCAATATgttaatgatgctgattttaaagatgtgttgctgcattgtaaagatgggaaaggttggaataaattcatctttagtgatgggtttgtgtttagagctaacaagctatgcattccagctagctccgttcgtttgttgttgctgcaggaagcgcatggaggtggcttgatggggcattttggagctaagaaaacggaggacatacttgctggtcatttcttttggccaaagatgagaagagatgtggagaggtttgttgctcattgcacaacatgtcaaaaggctaagtcacggttaaatccacacggtttgtatttgcctctacctgttcctagtgccccttgggaagatatttctatagattttgtgttgggtttgccaaggactaggaagggacgtgatagtgtgtttgtggttgttgatagattttctaagatggcacatttcataccctgtcataaaacggatgatgctactcatattgctgatttgttctttcgagaaattgttcgtttgcatggtgtgcccaacacaattgtttctgaacgtgatgctaaatttcttagtcatttttggaagactttatggggaaaactgggaactaagcttttgttttctactacatgtcatccccaaaccgatggtcaaactgaagttgtcaatagaactttgtctactatgttaagggctgttttaaagaagaacattaagatgtgggaagattgtttgcctcattgaatttgcttataatcgttcgctgcattctactacaaagatgtgcccatttcagattgtctatggtttcttgcctcgtgctcctattgatttgatgcctttgccatcttctgaaaaactaaattttgatgctactaagcgtgctgaattgatgttaaaactgcatgaaacaactaaagaaaacatagagcgtatgaatgctaaatataagaTTGCTGGTAATAAAGGTAGAAAGGAACTAAtatttgaacctggagatttagtttggttgcacttgagaaaggataggtttcctgatttcagaaagtctaaattgatgcctagagctgatggaccatttaaagtgttagagaaaattaatgataatgcatataaactcgatctgcctgtagaatttggggttagtcccacatttaacattgcagatttgaagccatatttgggagaagaagatgagtttGAGTCGAGGAcgcctcaaatgcaagaaggggaggatgatgaggacatcaacaccaacgatacatccacgccaacacgagtaccagtttctggtcctattactcgcgcccgtgcttgtcacattaatcatcaagtgagttcactcttgagttcctgtccatcatatttagaccatggagatgcgtgcactcttgttttggttaggaactagggagaggaccgaaagagacaaggattcgcggaggctgaattcggagtccaggacagctccaacttgtgatggtcaccacggtcgcatacggactcggattggggcgttcaagtacttcatggaatccttatgaagtctattttcatatggatctggaatcaagtccatatctgttttgaggcggacgcaatgactgaattactactgagagcttatctgtccaaaggtgctacgttaccttagtttggtccaatgggccatttatcaagttgggtccattagggacgcatcctagggttggagaatgaccccaacacccccctggtcatccttccaccttcatatactccttagccaccaccaagaataatcgggttttgtttagatcaagtttagctctcgctacttgcttgtaagcgcgcgtgctggatcaaccgcccgtcttcttgtcttcgaaaccccaccttaattgagattgagtttgaaactttcatctacatctagtaattcagtacttgctatacttgttctagctagttcttcgattgcttgcaggacgagtgccctagtggccggGTGATGCGCtccacaagtggaagctcgatttggtccatttggagagagtgctaatcttgacgcaagataggtgcacggtttacgccgaacataccacaggctcgaaaatcgttttggactcactcgatagaactcctaggtgacgtgggtcatgttgaatctcatttcggtctgtttggagacagtgttagataggtgcacagtttgccccaaacatagcataggctcagaaatcgtcttggatgcactcgttggtactcctaggtgaccaggctcaagtggaagctcgattcggtccatttggagagagtgctaatcttgacgcaagataggtgcaccgtttgcgttgaatgtaccataggcttggaaatcattttggacgatcTCCAAAGGATCTCCAacgtgacattggtcatgtgaaatcttgtttctgtccatttggatacaatgttagtgtcgaatgcaagataggtgctcggtttcgcgtcaaacgtaccataggctcagcaatggatttaaacgcacccgatggtactcctaggtgacgaggctcaggtggaagctcgatttggtcgatttggagatagtgctaatcctgacacaagataggtgcatggtttaggccgaacctaccatatgcttggaagtcattttggacacacccgatagaactcctaggtgacgtgggtcatgtggaatctcatttcggtccgtttggagactgggttagataggtgcacggtttgcgccaaacatactataggctcagaaaatcgtcttggacgcacccgatggtactcctaggtgacgaggctcaagtggaaactcgatttggtccgtttggagagagtgctaatattgacgcaagataggtgcacggtttgcgttgaatgtaccataggcttagaaatcattttggacgcacccgatggatctcctaggtgacgttggtcacgtGGAACCTCATTTTAGGccgttggagacagtgttagtgtcgatgtaaGTCAGGTGCTCGgttttgcgtcaaacgtatcataggcttagaaattgttttaaacacacccgatggtactcctaggtgaccatgctcaagtggaagctcgattttggtccatttggagatagtgctaatcctgacgcaagatagatgcatggttgaCGCCAAACCTACCATATGTTTGgaggtcattttggacacacccgatagaactcctaggtgacgtgggtcatgtggaatctcattttggtccgtttggagacaaggttagataggtgcacggtttgcgccaaacataccataggctctaaaattgtctaggacgcacccgatggtactcctaggtgacgaggttcaagtggaagctcgattcggtccatttggagagagtgctaatcttgacgcaagatgggtgcattgtttgcgttgaatgtaccataggcttggaaaacgTTTTGGgggcacccgatggatctccaatgtgacgttggtcatgtgaaatgtcgtttctgtccatttggagaaagtgttagtgTTTAATGCAAGATacgtgctcggtttcgcgtcaaacgtaccataggtgcAGCAATGGATTTaaacgcactcgatggtactcctaggtgacgaggctcaggtggaagctcgatttggtccatttggagatagtgctaatcctgacgcaagataggtgcatggtttacaccgaacctaccatatgcttggaagtcattttggacacacccgatataactcctaggtgacgtgggtcatgtggaatctcattttggtctgtttggagactgggttagataggtgcacggtttgcaccaaacataccataggctcagaaaatcgtcttggacgcacccgatggtactcctaggtg
It encodes:
- the LOC136460749 gene encoding uncharacterized protein, with product MSGSEDVNKRPQSPRTKGIIQHFTRQVQQHTEGLDQDLQVTNDKIGQLEATQLASTTKLTGLEASVARMDRSLAALLKRFDDFHTKDKEQHNEDNKDEERFEDNYDDDYTADTEHDAHDTRDRRRLCHNRRGMGGHHRREEIAVDQKFAYHEFPENTRVRAATTPHDYYSNYTCSYANIQRETSCYFHKFSGEDDPEACCECFIHGIYSGKVKVTRLVRIHFAIGSYHDVVECDVVPMEACHILLGRPWQFDIDCMHHGRSNMYSLIHHDKKIVLLPMSPEAIVRDDVAKAKKTKSEIDKNVKSVSSNKDEIRLKGHCLLATKSDINELVASTSVAYALVCKGALISVHDMQHSLPPAVANILQEFLDVFPSEIPVGLPPIRGIEHQIDIIPGASLPNRAPYRTNPEETKEIQRQVQELLDKGYVHESLSPCAVPVNLVPKKDGTWRMCVDCRAINNITIRYRHPIPRLDDMLDELRGANVFSKVDLRSGYHQIRMKLGDEWKTAFKTKFGLYEWLVMPFGLTNAPSTFMRLMNEVLRAFIGKFVVVYFDDILIYSKSMDEHLDHLRAVFNALR